A window of the Henckelia pumila isolate YLH828 chromosome 3, ASM3356847v2, whole genome shotgun sequence genome harbors these coding sequences:
- the LOC140892310 gene encoding uncharacterized protein isoform X1 encodes MLTHSLCCFHWLCSSSGFRVVMTAKFSPWVQEESINRLNLRCEEIAMNPVEDSKKKSEPKLVKLDRSFKLAEQWVNNMSASSVNDKSAVVELEGRPARLGIGATVPRESRVTVSNDPVGRKLLAKLNASKRKVTERADGLEPSAKNRDVDEESEEDESESKTKVFGKKRPMSLMPTVIAKRKHA; translated from the exons ATG CTGACCCATTCACTCTGCTGTTTCCATTGGCTCTGCTCTTCTTCCGGATTCAGAGTTGTT ATGACTGCCAAATTTAGTCCGTGGGTTCAAGAGGAGAGTATAAATAGATTGAATTTAAG GTGTGAGGAAATTGCAATGAACCCGGTAGAGGATTCAAAGAAAAAATCTGAACCTAAATTGGTGAAGCTGGACAGATCATTCAAATTG GCTGAGCAATGGGTCAATAACATGAGTGCATCCTCAGTAAATGATAAGTCAGCTGTGGTGGAATTGGAAGGGCGGCCTGCAAG GCTTGGTATTGGCGCGACAGTTCCTAGAGAGTCCAGAGTTACGGTATCAAATGATCCTGTGGGAAGAAAATTGCTTGCCAAGTTAAATGCCAGCAAAAGAAAAGTCACTGAGAGAGCCGATGGTTTGGAGCCCTCTGCGAAAAACCGAGATGTGGATGAAGAAAGCGAGGAAGATGAGTCGGAGAGTAAAACCAAGGTCTTTGGAAAGAAGAGACCCATGAGTTTAATGCCCACTGTTATAGCGAAGAGGAAGCATGCGTAG
- the LOC140892310 gene encoding uncharacterized protein isoform X2 — MTAKFSPWVQEESINRLNLRCEEIAMNPVEDSKKKSEPKLVKLDRSFKLAEQWVNNMSASSVNDKSAVVELEGRPARLGIGATVPRESRVTVSNDPVGRKLLAKLNASKRKVTERADGLEPSAKNRDVDEESEEDESESKTKVFGKKRPMSLMPTVIAKRKHA; from the exons ATGACTGCCAAATTTAGTCCGTGGGTTCAAGAGGAGAGTATAAATAGATTGAATTTAAG GTGTGAGGAAATTGCAATGAACCCGGTAGAGGATTCAAAGAAAAAATCTGAACCTAAATTGGTGAAGCTGGACAGATCATTCAAATTG GCTGAGCAATGGGTCAATAACATGAGTGCATCCTCAGTAAATGATAAGTCAGCTGTGGTGGAATTGGAAGGGCGGCCTGCAAG GCTTGGTATTGGCGCGACAGTTCCTAGAGAGTCCAGAGTTACGGTATCAAATGATCCTGTGGGAAGAAAATTGCTTGCCAAGTTAAATGCCAGCAAAAGAAAAGTCACTGAGAGAGCCGATGGTTTGGAGCCCTCTGCGAAAAACCGAGATGTGGATGAAGAAAGCGAGGAAGATGAGTCGGAGAGTAAAACCAAGGTCTTTGGAAAGAAGAGACCCATGAGTTTAATGCCCACTGTTATAGCGAAGAGGAAGCATGCGTAG
- the LOC140893251 gene encoding GDSL esterase/lipase At5g03980-like, which yields MAKFEFIGLTFGVLSVLVFVHCINALDLKKCYIDKIYQLGDSLSDTGNYIRESSGGAQSVYARLPYGQDFYGKKSTGRCSNGLLIIDYIAMASGLPYLNPYQDRDADFRKGNNFATAGATALPVQFLKDKNISSPFTSTSLDVQLDWMFTHFNSICLRDCKELLKNSLFLVGEIGVNDYGFALMQGKTLQQTYSLVPDVVFAIQKAIRSVIEYGAVRIVVPGIFPTGCGAIILTKFTGPYDEYNCLKEFNDFAKYHNQKLQVAIEEVKKEHPNVIIVYGDYYTPYLSILRDASRLGFDPANALKACCGTGGKYNFNLRTSCGNPGVPVCASPQRYLNWDGIHLTQEAYKDLAQSLIQQIYPHIKCTN from the exons ATGGCCAAATTTGAATTCATTGGTCTCACTTTTGGTGTGTTATCAGTGTTAGTGTTTGTGCATTGCATCAATGCACTTGACTTGAAGAAATGCTACATCGACAAGATATACCAACTGGGGGATTCTTTGTCGGACACCGGGAACTACATTCGCGAGAGCAGCGGCGGCGCTCAAAGCGTATATGCAAGGCTTCCTTATGGCCAAGATTTCTATGGGAAGAAGTCCACCGGCCGATGCTCCAATGGTCTTCTTATCATCGACTATATCG CTATGGCATCTGGTTTGCCATACTTGAATCCCTACCAAGATAGAGATGCGGACTTCAGAAAGGGCAACAACTTTGCTACAGCAGGGGCCACTGCTTTGCCTGTGCAATTTTTGAAAGACAAGAACATTTCTTCGCCTTTTACGTCGACCTCTCTTGATGTACAGCTCGACTGGATGTTTACTCACTTCAATTCTATTTGCCTCAGAG ATTGCAAAGAATTGCTTAAAAACTCACTCTTTCTTGTTGGGGAGATTGGAGTCAATGATTATGGATTTGCATTGATGCAAGGCAAAACACTTCAGCAGACTTACAGCTTGGTCCCTGATGTGGTTTTTGCTATCCAAAAGGCCATTAGA AGTGTCATCGAATACGGGGCGGTTCGGATAGTCGTTCCGGGGATTTTCCCGACGGGGTGTGGGGCAATTATCCTCACAAAGTTCACAGGTCCATACGATGAATACAATTGCTTGAAAGAGTTCAACGACTTTGCAAAGTATCACAATCAGAAATTACAAGTAGCAATCGAGGAGGTGAAAAAAGAGCATCCTAATGTGATCATTGTTTATGGGGATTACTACACTCCCTACCTTTCTATTCTGCGAGATGCATCAAGACTAG GTTTCGACCCCGCTAACGCGCTAAAGGCGTGCTGCGGAACCGGAGGAAAGTACAATTTCAACTTGAGGACATCTTGCGGGAACCCTGGAGTACCCGTATGCGCTTCGCCCCAGAGATACTTGAATTGGGATGGCATTCATCTCACTCAAGAAGCTTACAAAGATCTTGCTCAGTCTCTCATTCAACAAATATATCCCCATATTAAATGCACCAATTGA
- the LOC140886795 gene encoding zinc finger protein ZAT6-like codes for MALEALNSSAAAVPPVLTRRFDDFDDGRKGKRARRDRPSDDYFQSDEEYLAACLVMLARSGAATTTATATASAVRPLTTNVKVENSPTGLTDRVTASSTASASAAKATEESSAKKAAAATTQNQFYKCSVCSKSFASYQALGGHKASHRIKPPTAAAATSSDDSNLSTSASTNASNVSPLNPSGRLHACSICHKVFPTGQALGGHKRRHYEGKIGSAAAAKTAGSKSVSASSDVTTSHGDGEITAAHRSFDLNLPPSPELELNLVIGLGEVESSV; via the coding sequence ATGGCCCTTGAAGCTCTGAATTCTTCCGCCGCCGCGGTGCCGCCTGTTTTGACACGGCGGTTCGATGACTTTGATGACGGAAGAAAAGGGAAGCGAGCGAGGCGAGATAGGCCGTCGGATGATTATTTCCAATCTGATGAAGAATACTTGGCCGCTTGCCTTGTTATGCTCGCCCGAAGCGGCGCCGCCACCACCACCGCCACCGCCACCGCTTCCGCCGTTCGTCCCCTGACCACAAACGTCAAAGTCGAGAACTCTCCCACCGGATTGACCGACAGGGTCACCGCCTCTTCCACCGCCTCAGCCTCAGCCGCTAAGGCGACGGAAGAGTCTTCTGCCAAGAAGGCGGCGGCGGCGACGACCCAGAACCAGTTTTACAAGTGCAGTGTTTGCAGTAAATCTTTCGCATCGTACCAAGCTCTGGGCGGCCACAAAGCCAGCCACCGCATCAAACCACCAACCGCCGCCGCCGCCACGTCTTCAGACGACAGCAATCTGTCAACCTCGGCTTCCACAAACGCGTCGAACGTGTCCCCTCTGAACCCGAGCGGAAGGCTACACGCCTGCTCCATATGTCACAAGGTCTTCCCCACCGGCCAGGCTCTCGGCGGCCACAAACGCAGGCATTACGAAGGCAAAATCGGCAGCGCCGCCGCCGCCAAGACCGCCGGATCGAAAAGCGTCAGCGCCTCGAGTGACGTGACCACATCTCATGGCGACGGAGAAATCACCGCAGCCCACCGGAGTTTCGACTTGAACCTCCCGCCATCACCGGAACTCGAGTTGAACTTGGTTATTGGCCTTGGAGAAGTAGAAAGTTCcgtataa
- the LOC140886793 gene encoding probable amino acid permease 7 isoform X4, translated as MSKCKFLNRNQVLVNMCLPPVERSGTLWTALAHIITAVIGSGVLSLAWSMSQLGWIAGPLTMSAFASVTLTSALFLCNCYKHPDHNHGPHRNGSYLDAVGAILGKKNAWVCGIIVRINFIKLGIVYTITSAISMRAIQRSNCYHYEGHNSACKYGNTYYMIIFGGVQVIVSQIPDFRNIEWLSVIAATMSFMYSTIGAALGLAKIIENGEIKGSIAGNPASTPASKVWAISQALGDIAFAFPFSVIFLEIMDTLRSNPPEKVTMKKASILAVITTTFFYLCCGGFGYAAFGDSTPGNLLTGFGFYEPYWLIDFANACVVLHLVGGYQVFSQPLFASVEKWFREKYPNSRFVTGDVKQISAFRLNPLSLCFRTAYVAFTTGFSILFPYFNQVVGLAGAINFWPIVVYFPVEMYLAQNHIGRWTKTSVFLRVYCFVTLIVILFAFVGSIKGLITARFS; from the exons ATGAGCAAATGCAAATTTCTTAATCGAAATCAAGTATTAGTGAATATGTGTCTTCCTCCGGTCGAACGATCAGGGACGCTATGGACTGCTTTGGCACACATAATAACTGCGGTGATCGGTTCCGGGGTACTTTCCCTAGCCTGGAGCATGTCACAGCTGGGATGGATTGCGGGTCCATTGACCATGTCGGCATTTGCATCAGTCACCCTTACTTCTGCTTTGTTTCTCTGCAACTGCTACAAACATCCAGATCACAACCATGGACCTCACAGAAACGGTTCATATTTGGATGCTGTGGGGGCAATTCTTG GTAAGAAGAATGCTTGGGTTTGCGGTATAATAGTGAGGATAAATTTCATCAAGCTAGGTATTGTTTATACTATTACATCCGCCATTAGTATGAG AGCGATTCAGAGATCGAACTGTTACCATTACGAAGGGCATAATTCGGCCTGTAAATATGGAAACACTTATTACATGATCATTTTTGGAGGAGTTCAAGTTATCGTGTCGCAAATACCTGATTTCCGGAATATTGAATGGCTTTCTGTTATCGCTGCAACCATGTCTTTCATGTACTCTACCATTGGAGCTGCACTTGGCTTGGCCAAAATTATAG AGAATGGAGAAATCAAAGGTAGCATTGCTGGAAATCCAGCTTCTACCCCTGCCAGCAAAGTATGGGCTATTTCTCAAGCACTTGGGGACATTGCCTTCGCTTTCCCATTTTCTGTGATATTTCTTGAAATAATG GATACTCTGAGGTCAAATCCACCCGAAAAGGTCACCATGAAGAAGGCATCCATTTTGGCTGTCATCACCACAACTTTCTTTTACTTATGCTGTGGAGGATTCGGGTACGCAGCATTCGGGGATTCTACTCCTGGGAATCTCTTGACTGGGTTCGGGTTTTACGAGCCTTACTGGCTCATTGATTTTGCTAATGCATGCGTTGTTCTTCATCTGGTCGGAGGTTATCAG GTGTTCAGTCAGCCACTCTTCGCAAGTGTCGAGAAATGGTTTAGGGAAAAGTATCCCAACAGCAGATTCGTGACCGGTGATGTGAAACAAATATCAGCATTCAGATTGAATCCTTTGAGCTTGTGTTTCCGGACCGCTTACGTTGCATTCACCACGGGATTTAGTATACTTTTCCCTTATTTCAACCAAGTGGTTGGTTTAGCAGGGGCAATCAACTTCTGGCCTATTGTCGTGTATTTCCCGGTGGAGATGTACTTGGCGCAGAATCATATAGGGCGCTGGACGAAGACGTCGGTTTTCTTAAGAGTGTATTGTTTTGTAACGTTGATTGTGATACTATTTGCCTTCGTTGGCTCCATCAAAGGGTTGATAACTGCAAGGTTCAGCTAG
- the LOC140886793 gene encoding probable amino acid permease 7 isoform X2 — protein sequence MSKCKFLNRNQVLVNMCLPPVERSGTLWTALAHIITAVIGSGVLSLAWSMSQLGWIAGPLTMSAFASVTLTSALFLCNCYKHPDHNHGPHRNGSYLDAVGAILGKKNAWVCGIIVRINFIKLGIVYTITSAISMRYVDKLMLPSRNVMYVLLRIDFECDRAIQRSNCYHYEGHNSACKYGNTYYMIIFGGVQVIVSQIPDFRNIEWLSVIAATMSFMYSTIGAALGLAKIIENGEIKGSIAGNPASTPASKVWAISQALGDIAFAFPFSVIFLEIMDTLRSNPPEKVTMKKASILAVITTTFFYLCCGGFGYAAFGDSTPGNLLTGFGFYEPYWLIDFANACVVLHLVGGYQVFSQPLFASVEKWFREKYPNSRFVTGDVKQISAFRLNPLSLCFRTAYVAFTTGFSILFPYFNQVVGLAGAINFWPIVVYFPVEMYLAQNHIGRWTKTSVFLRVYCFVTLIVILFAFVGSIKGLITARFS from the exons ATGAGCAAATGCAAATTTCTTAATCGAAATCAAGTATTAGTGAATATGTGTCTTCCTCCGGTCGAACGATCAGGGACGCTATGGACTGCTTTGGCACACATAATAACTGCGGTGATCGGTTCCGGGGTACTTTCCCTAGCCTGGAGCATGTCACAGCTGGGATGGATTGCGGGTCCATTGACCATGTCGGCATTTGCATCAGTCACCCTTACTTCTGCTTTGTTTCTCTGCAACTGCTACAAACATCCAGATCACAACCATGGACCTCACAGAAACGGTTCATATTTGGATGCTGTGGGGGCAATTCTTG GTAAGAAGAATGCTTGGGTTTGCGGTATAATAGTGAGGATAAATTTCATCAAGCTAGGTATTGTTTATACTATTACATCCGCCATTAGTATGAGGTATGTTGATAAGCTTATGTTACCGAGTAGGAACGTCATGTACGTCTTGTTACGAATTGATTTCGAATGTGACAGAGCGATTCAGAGATCGAACTGTTACCATTACGAAGGGCATAATTCGGCCTGTAAATATGGAAACACTTATTACATGATCATTTTTGGAGGAGTTCAAGTTATCGTGTCGCAAATACCTGATTTCCGGAATATTGAATGGCTTTCTGTTATCGCTGCAACCATGTCTTTCATGTACTCTACCATTGGAGCTGCACTTGGCTTGGCCAAAATTATAG AGAATGGAGAAATCAAAGGTAGCATTGCTGGAAATCCAGCTTCTACCCCTGCCAGCAAAGTATGGGCTATTTCTCAAGCACTTGGGGACATTGCCTTCGCTTTCCCATTTTCTGTGATATTTCTTGAAATAATG GATACTCTGAGGTCAAATCCACCCGAAAAGGTCACCATGAAGAAGGCATCCATTTTGGCTGTCATCACCACAACTTTCTTTTACTTATGCTGTGGAGGATTCGGGTACGCAGCATTCGGGGATTCTACTCCTGGGAATCTCTTGACTGGGTTCGGGTTTTACGAGCCTTACTGGCTCATTGATTTTGCTAATGCATGCGTTGTTCTTCATCTGGTCGGAGGTTATCAG GTGTTCAGTCAGCCACTCTTCGCAAGTGTCGAGAAATGGTTTAGGGAAAAGTATCCCAACAGCAGATTCGTGACCGGTGATGTGAAACAAATATCAGCATTCAGATTGAATCCTTTGAGCTTGTGTTTCCGGACCGCTTACGTTGCATTCACCACGGGATTTAGTATACTTTTCCCTTATTTCAACCAAGTGGTTGGTTTAGCAGGGGCAATCAACTTCTGGCCTATTGTCGTGTATTTCCCGGTGGAGATGTACTTGGCGCAGAATCATATAGGGCGCTGGACGAAGACGTCGGTTTTCTTAAGAGTGTATTGTTTTGTAACGTTGATTGTGATACTATTTGCCTTCGTTGGCTCCATCAAAGGGTTGATAACTGCAAGGTTCAGCTAG
- the LOC140886793 gene encoding probable amino acid permease 7 isoform X3, producing MDSAGGYDNLSTLLLTHSNIPPLSSSAIMRHPHKQGTLWTALAHIITAVIGSGVLSLAWSMSQLGWIAGPLTMSAFASVTLTSALFLCNCYKHPDHNHGPHRNGSYLDAVGAILGKKNAWVCGIIVRINFIKLGIVYTITSAISMRAIQRSNCYHYEGHNSACKYGNTYYMIIFGGVQVIVSQIPDFRNIEWLSVIAATMSFMYSTIGAALGLAKIIENGEIKGSIAGNPASTPASKVWAISQALGDIAFAFPFSVIFLEIMDTLRSNPPEKVTMKKASILAVITTTFFYLCCGGFGYAAFGDSTPGNLLTGFGFYEPYWLIDFANACVVLHLVGGYQVFSQPLFASVEKWFREKYPNSRFVTGDVKQISAFRLNPLSLCFRTAYVAFTTGFSILFPYFNQVVGLAGAINFWPIVVYFPVEMYLAQNHIGRWTKTSVFLRVYCFVTLIVILFAFVGSIKGLITARFS from the exons GGACGCTATGGACTGCTTTGGCACACATAATAACTGCGGTGATCGGTTCCGGGGTACTTTCCCTAGCCTGGAGCATGTCACAGCTGGGATGGATTGCGGGTCCATTGACCATGTCGGCATTTGCATCAGTCACCCTTACTTCTGCTTTGTTTCTCTGCAACTGCTACAAACATCCAGATCACAACCATGGACCTCACAGAAACGGTTCATATTTGGATGCTGTGGGGGCAATTCTTG GTAAGAAGAATGCTTGGGTTTGCGGTATAATAGTGAGGATAAATTTCATCAAGCTAGGTATTGTTTATACTATTACATCCGCCATTAGTATGAG AGCGATTCAGAGATCGAACTGTTACCATTACGAAGGGCATAATTCGGCCTGTAAATATGGAAACACTTATTACATGATCATTTTTGGAGGAGTTCAAGTTATCGTGTCGCAAATACCTGATTTCCGGAATATTGAATGGCTTTCTGTTATCGCTGCAACCATGTCTTTCATGTACTCTACCATTGGAGCTGCACTTGGCTTGGCCAAAATTATAG AGAATGGAGAAATCAAAGGTAGCATTGCTGGAAATCCAGCTTCTACCCCTGCCAGCAAAGTATGGGCTATTTCTCAAGCACTTGGGGACATTGCCTTCGCTTTCCCATTTTCTGTGATATTTCTTGAAATAATG GATACTCTGAGGTCAAATCCACCCGAAAAGGTCACCATGAAGAAGGCATCCATTTTGGCTGTCATCACCACAACTTTCTTTTACTTATGCTGTGGAGGATTCGGGTACGCAGCATTCGGGGATTCTACTCCTGGGAATCTCTTGACTGGGTTCGGGTTTTACGAGCCTTACTGGCTCATTGATTTTGCTAATGCATGCGTTGTTCTTCATCTGGTCGGAGGTTATCAG GTGTTCAGTCAGCCACTCTTCGCAAGTGTCGAGAAATGGTTTAGGGAAAAGTATCCCAACAGCAGATTCGTGACCGGTGATGTGAAACAAATATCAGCATTCAGATTGAATCCTTTGAGCTTGTGTTTCCGGACCGCTTACGTTGCATTCACCACGGGATTTAGTATACTTTTCCCTTATTTCAACCAAGTGGTTGGTTTAGCAGGGGCAATCAACTTCTGGCCTATTGTCGTGTATTTCCCGGTGGAGATGTACTTGGCGCAGAATCATATAGGGCGCTGGACGAAGACGTCGGTTTTCTTAAGAGTGTATTGTTTTGTAACGTTGATTGTGATACTATTTGCCTTCGTTGGCTCCATCAAAGGGTTGATAACTGCAAGGTTCAGCTAG
- the LOC140886793 gene encoding probable amino acid permease 7 isoform X5, whose protein sequence is MSQLGWIAGPLTMSAFASVTLTSALFLCNCYKHPDHNHGPHRNGSYLDAVGAILGKKNAWVCGIIVRINFIKLGIVYTITSAISMRYVDKLMLPSRNVMYVLLRIDFECDRAIQRSNCYHYEGHNSACKYGNTYYMIIFGGVQVIVSQIPDFRNIEWLSVIAATMSFMYSTIGAALGLAKIIENGEIKGSIAGNPASTPASKVWAISQALGDIAFAFPFSVIFLEIMDTLRSNPPEKVTMKKASILAVITTTFFYLCCGGFGYAAFGDSTPGNLLTGFGFYEPYWLIDFANACVVLHLVGGYQVFSQPLFASVEKWFREKYPNSRFVTGDVKQISAFRLNPLSLCFRTAYVAFTTGFSILFPYFNQVVGLAGAINFWPIVVYFPVEMYLAQNHIGRWTKTSVFLRVYCFVTLIVILFAFVGSIKGLITARFS, encoded by the exons ATGTCACAGCTGGGATGGATTGCGGGTCCATTGACCATGTCGGCATTTGCATCAGTCACCCTTACTTCTGCTTTGTTTCTCTGCAACTGCTACAAACATCCAGATCACAACCATGGACCTCACAGAAACGGTTCATATTTGGATGCTGTGGGGGCAATTCTTG GTAAGAAGAATGCTTGGGTTTGCGGTATAATAGTGAGGATAAATTTCATCAAGCTAGGTATTGTTTATACTATTACATCCGCCATTAGTATGAGGTATGTTGATAAGCTTATGTTACCGAGTAGGAACGTCATGTACGTCTTGTTACGAATTGATTTCGAATGTGACAGAGCGATTCAGAGATCGAACTGTTACCATTACGAAGGGCATAATTCGGCCTGTAAATATGGAAACACTTATTACATGATCATTTTTGGAGGAGTTCAAGTTATCGTGTCGCAAATACCTGATTTCCGGAATATTGAATGGCTTTCTGTTATCGCTGCAACCATGTCTTTCATGTACTCTACCATTGGAGCTGCACTTGGCTTGGCCAAAATTATAG AGAATGGAGAAATCAAAGGTAGCATTGCTGGAAATCCAGCTTCTACCCCTGCCAGCAAAGTATGGGCTATTTCTCAAGCACTTGGGGACATTGCCTTCGCTTTCCCATTTTCTGTGATATTTCTTGAAATAATG GATACTCTGAGGTCAAATCCACCCGAAAAGGTCACCATGAAGAAGGCATCCATTTTGGCTGTCATCACCACAACTTTCTTTTACTTATGCTGTGGAGGATTCGGGTACGCAGCATTCGGGGATTCTACTCCTGGGAATCTCTTGACTGGGTTCGGGTTTTACGAGCCTTACTGGCTCATTGATTTTGCTAATGCATGCGTTGTTCTTCATCTGGTCGGAGGTTATCAG GTGTTCAGTCAGCCACTCTTCGCAAGTGTCGAGAAATGGTTTAGGGAAAAGTATCCCAACAGCAGATTCGTGACCGGTGATGTGAAACAAATATCAGCATTCAGATTGAATCCTTTGAGCTTGTGTTTCCGGACCGCTTACGTTGCATTCACCACGGGATTTAGTATACTTTTCCCTTATTTCAACCAAGTGGTTGGTTTAGCAGGGGCAATCAACTTCTGGCCTATTGTCGTGTATTTCCCGGTGGAGATGTACTTGGCGCAGAATCATATAGGGCGCTGGACGAAGACGTCGGTTTTCTTAAGAGTGTATTGTTTTGTAACGTTGATTGTGATACTATTTGCCTTCGTTGGCTCCATCAAAGGGTTGATAACTGCAAGGTTCAGCTAG
- the LOC140886793 gene encoding probable amino acid permease 7 isoform X1, which translates to MDSAGGYDNLSTLLLTHSNIPPLSSSAIMRHPHKQGTLWTALAHIITAVIGSGVLSLAWSMSQLGWIAGPLTMSAFASVTLTSALFLCNCYKHPDHNHGPHRNGSYLDAVGAILGKKNAWVCGIIVRINFIKLGIVYTITSAISMRYVDKLMLPSRNVMYVLLRIDFECDRAIQRSNCYHYEGHNSACKYGNTYYMIIFGGVQVIVSQIPDFRNIEWLSVIAATMSFMYSTIGAALGLAKIIENGEIKGSIAGNPASTPASKVWAISQALGDIAFAFPFSVIFLEIMDTLRSNPPEKVTMKKASILAVITTTFFYLCCGGFGYAAFGDSTPGNLLTGFGFYEPYWLIDFANACVVLHLVGGYQVFSQPLFASVEKWFREKYPNSRFVTGDVKQISAFRLNPLSLCFRTAYVAFTTGFSILFPYFNQVVGLAGAINFWPIVVYFPVEMYLAQNHIGRWTKTSVFLRVYCFVTLIVILFAFVGSIKGLITARFS; encoded by the exons GGACGCTATGGACTGCTTTGGCACACATAATAACTGCGGTGATCGGTTCCGGGGTACTTTCCCTAGCCTGGAGCATGTCACAGCTGGGATGGATTGCGGGTCCATTGACCATGTCGGCATTTGCATCAGTCACCCTTACTTCTGCTTTGTTTCTCTGCAACTGCTACAAACATCCAGATCACAACCATGGACCTCACAGAAACGGTTCATATTTGGATGCTGTGGGGGCAATTCTTG GTAAGAAGAATGCTTGGGTTTGCGGTATAATAGTGAGGATAAATTTCATCAAGCTAGGTATTGTTTATACTATTACATCCGCCATTAGTATGAGGTATGTTGATAAGCTTATGTTACCGAGTAGGAACGTCATGTACGTCTTGTTACGAATTGATTTCGAATGTGACAGAGCGATTCAGAGATCGAACTGTTACCATTACGAAGGGCATAATTCGGCCTGTAAATATGGAAACACTTATTACATGATCATTTTTGGAGGAGTTCAAGTTATCGTGTCGCAAATACCTGATTTCCGGAATATTGAATGGCTTTCTGTTATCGCTGCAACCATGTCTTTCATGTACTCTACCATTGGAGCTGCACTTGGCTTGGCCAAAATTATAG AGAATGGAGAAATCAAAGGTAGCATTGCTGGAAATCCAGCTTCTACCCCTGCCAGCAAAGTATGGGCTATTTCTCAAGCACTTGGGGACATTGCCTTCGCTTTCCCATTTTCTGTGATATTTCTTGAAATAATG GATACTCTGAGGTCAAATCCACCCGAAAAGGTCACCATGAAGAAGGCATCCATTTTGGCTGTCATCACCACAACTTTCTTTTACTTATGCTGTGGAGGATTCGGGTACGCAGCATTCGGGGATTCTACTCCTGGGAATCTCTTGACTGGGTTCGGGTTTTACGAGCCTTACTGGCTCATTGATTTTGCTAATGCATGCGTTGTTCTTCATCTGGTCGGAGGTTATCAG GTGTTCAGTCAGCCACTCTTCGCAAGTGTCGAGAAATGGTTTAGGGAAAAGTATCCCAACAGCAGATTCGTGACCGGTGATGTGAAACAAATATCAGCATTCAGATTGAATCCTTTGAGCTTGTGTTTCCGGACCGCTTACGTTGCATTCACCACGGGATTTAGTATACTTTTCCCTTATTTCAACCAAGTGGTTGGTTTAGCAGGGGCAATCAACTTCTGGCCTATTGTCGTGTATTTCCCGGTGGAGATGTACTTGGCGCAGAATCATATAGGGCGCTGGACGAAGACGTCGGTTTTCTTAAGAGTGTATTGTTTTGTAACGTTGATTGTGATACTATTTGCCTTCGTTGGCTCCATCAAAGGGTTGATAACTGCAAGGTTCAGCTAG